From a single Arachis hypogaea cultivar Tifrunner chromosome 3, arahy.Tifrunner.gnm2.J5K5, whole genome shotgun sequence genomic region:
- the LOC112769680 gene encoding uncharacterized protein yields the protein MARKGLRICMIVCSIFLIVVVTIILAISLTILKPKDPDISVHPYGLENFQIIQPNVTTVPLGMVITIVNPNYGTFNYKNTTGYLNYHDTNVAKAMVVAGSVPARGLFNITTVAGIMTQKLMDDTQFWSDIEVGTLNFKATITLPGKVTMLKIFKKKAMVHVACDLSFKLNLSSIHTDSSCISKIKL from the coding sequence ATGGCTAGAAAAGGCCTTAGAATCTGCATGATTGTGTGCTCAATTTTCTTGATCGTTGTTGTGACAATCATTCTGGCCATATCTTTGACCATCTTAAAACCCAAAGACCCAGATATTAGTGTCCACCCATATGGCCTTGAAAATTTTCAGATTATACAACCCAATGTAACAACTGTGCCACTTGGCATGGTCATCACTATAGTCAATCCCAATTATGGAACCTTCAATTACAAAAATACCACTGGCTACCTTAATTATCATGACACCAACGTAGCCAAAGCTATGGTAGTAGCAGGATCTGTGCCTGCTCGTGGCTTATTTAATATTACCACTGTTGCAGGTATCATGACTCAAAAGTTGATGGATGACACACAATTTTGGTCAGACATTGAAGTTGGGACATTGAATTTTAAAGCAACTATCACTCTTCCTGGGAAAGTGACTATGCTCAAGATTTTCAAAAAGAAGGCCATGGTTCATGTAGCATGTGACCTCTCTTTTAAGCTTAATTTAAGCTCCATTCATACTGATTCAAGCTGCATATCCAAGATCAAGCTttga